A single region of the Triticum dicoccoides isolate Atlit2015 ecotype Zavitan chromosome 2B, WEW_v2.0, whole genome shotgun sequence genome encodes:
- the LOC119363519 gene encoding protein FLX-like 1: MAGRHRNPLPSSFSRGAGAGNHPHPPPPHHPHLPPYHLDEFREPPRLPPHHLDDFRDPARLPPGHPDSLREHPPPPRHHLAGHGGGTLPPASHMAAALEERIGAEIEEAHALLGQNQRLSATHVALVQEVSAVRHELGHTARAIGAAQQEGDLRIREVYERLMKMEAELRAVEEMRAELAHVRMDIQQLGAARQELMGQIQGYTQDLARSAVELQQVAAVKAETQELRHETQHLRSSIELEKKGYAESYEQGQEMQKKLVSVASEVEKLRAEVANAEKRSRAAVSAGNQGYAGSYGNPNANYAANPYNAGYSMTQANATDSGSQYGAGAAHSSWGAYDMQRAPGRR, encoded by the exons ATGGCCGGTCGCCACCGTAACCCGCTGCCTTCTTCCTTCTCCCGCGGCGCCGGTGCCGGAAACCACCCGCACCCTCCTCCGCCCCATCACCCTCATCTCCCGCCTTACCACCTCGACGAATTCCGCGAGCCGCCGCGCCTCCCCCCGCACCACCTCGATGACTTCCGAGACCCGGCTCGCCTGCCACCAGGCCACCCCGACAGCCTCCGCGAgcatcctccgccgccgcgccaccacttGGCGGGCCACGGCGGAGGGACCCTGCCCCCAGCATCGCACATGGCCGCGGCGCTGGAGGAGCGTATCGGCGCGGAGATTGAGGAGGCGCACGCGCTGCTCGGACAGAACCAGCGACTCTCTGCGACGCACGTGGCGCTCGTGCAGGAGGTCTCCGCCGTGCGGCACGAGCTTGGCCACACCGCTCGAGCCATCGGCGCCGCCCAGCAAGAGGGAGATCTCCGTATTCGCGAG GTCTATGAGAGGTTAATGAAAATGGAAGCAGAGCTCCGAGCAGTAGAGGAGATGAGAGCGGAACTTGCACATGTTCGTATGGACATTCAACAGCTGGGTGCAGCAAGACAGGAACTCATGGGTCAGATCCAGGGATATACACAAGATTTGGCTCGTTCAGCAGTAGAGTTGCAGCAGGTGGCTGCAGTGAAAGCTGAGACCCAAGAACTCAGGCATGAAACACAGCATTTAAG ATCCAGTATTGAGCTTGAGAAGAAAGGATATGCAGAGAGTTATGAGCAGGGACAAGAGATGCAGAAGAAATTGGTCTCAGTTGCTTCTGAAGTGGAGAAACTTCGTGCTGAGGTTGCTAATGCtgagaagagatcacgagctgctgTATCTGCAGGCAATCAAG GTTACGCTGGAAGCTATGGAAATCCTAATGCCAATTATGCTGCAAATCCTTACAATGCTGGATACAGCATGACTCAA GCAAATGCTACTGATTCTGGTTCTCAGTATGGGGCTGGGGCAGCGCATAGTTCCTGGGGCGCCTACGACATGCAAAGAGCTCCAGGACGGAGATGA